One part of the Perognathus longimembris pacificus isolate PPM17 chromosome 10, ASM2315922v1, whole genome shotgun sequence genome encodes these proteins:
- the Mmp15 gene encoding matrix metalloproteinase-15, with amino-acid sequence MGSDRGAPGRPGGFRGGREAAARPRLLPLLLVLLGCLSRRTAAEDAEVHAENWLRLYGYLPQPSRHMSTMRSAQILASALAEMQRFYGIPVTGVLDEETKEWMKRPRCGVPDQFGVHVKANLRRRRKRYALTGRKWNNRHLTFSIQNYTEKLGWYHSLEAVRRAFRVWEQATPLAFEEVPYDDIQLRRQKEADIMVLFASGFHGDSSPFDGTGGFLAHAYFPGPGLGGDTHFDADEPWTYSSTDLHGNSLFLVAVHELGHALGLEHSSNPSAIMAPFYQWMDTDNFQLPEDDLRGIQQLYGTPDGQPQPTRPLPTVTPRRPGRPDQRPPRPPQPPPPGGKPDRPPKPGPPVQPRATERPDQYGPDICDGNFDTVAMLRGEMFVFKGRWFWRVRHNRVLDNYPMPIGHFWRGLPGDITAAYERQDGRFAFFKGDRYWLFREANLEPGYPQPLTSYGLGIPYDRIDTAIWWEPTGHTFFFQEDRYWRFNEETQHGDPGYPKPISVWQGVPISPKGAFLSNDAAYTYFYKGTKYWKFDNERLRMEPGYPKSILRDFMGCQDHVDTGPRWPDVARPPFNPDGDAQPGVDGDSTDGTVGGGAGEGGDKDKDKDGGSRVVVQMEEVARTVNVVMVLVPLLLLLCVLGLAYALVQLQRKGAPRVLLYCKRSLQEWV; translated from the exons AACTGGCTGCGGCTCTATGGCTACCTGCCCCAGCCCAGTCGCCACATGTCCACCATGCGCTCGGCCCAGATCCTGGCCTCCGCCCTTGCAGAGATGCAACGCTTCTATGGGATCCCCGTCACGGGTGTGCTGGATGAAGAGACCAAGGA GTGGATGAAGCGGCCCCGCTGTGGGGTGCCAGACCAGTTCGGGGTGCATGTGAAAGCCAATCTGCGAAGGCGGCGGAAACGCTATGCCCTCACTGGGAGGAAGTGGAACAACCGCCACCTGACCTTCAG CATCCAGAACTACACAGAGAAGCTGGGCTGGTACCACTCGCTGGAGGCGGTACGCAGAGCTTTCCGAGTGTGGGAGCAGGCCACACCCCTGGCCTTCGAGGAGGTGCCCTACGATGACATCCAGCTGCGGAGGCAGAAGGAGGCTGACATCATGGTACTCTTTGCCTCTGGCTTCCACGGTGACAGCTCACCATTTGATGGCACAGGTGGCTTTCTGGCCCATGCCTATTTCCCCGGCCCTGGCCTAGGTGGGGACACCCATTTTGACGCAGATGAACCCTGGACTTACTCCAGCACTGACCTGCATG GAAACAGCCTCTTCTTGGTGGCGGTGCATGAGTTGGGCCATGCCCTGGGGCTGGAGCACTCAAGCAACCCCAGTGCCATCATGGCGCCCTTCTACCAGTGGATGGACACAGACAACTTCCAGCTGCCCGAGGATGACCTCCGAGGCATCCAGCAGCTCTATG GCACCCCAGATGGTCAACCACAGCCCACTCGGCCTCTCCCCACTGTGACACCCCGAAGACCAGGCCGGCCAGACCAGCGGCCCCCTCGACCCCCACAGCCACCACCTCCAGGAGGGAAACCAGACAGGCCACCCAAGCCAGGGCCCCCTGTGCAGCCCCGAGCCACAGAGCGACCAGACCAATACGGCCCCGACATCTGTGATGGAAACTTTGACACAGTGGCCATGCTTCGAGGAGAGATGTTCGTGTTCAAG GGCCGCTGGTTCTGGCGAGTCCGGCACAACCGAGTCCTAGACAACTACCCTATGCCCATTGGTCACTTCTGGCGTGGGCTTCCTGGTGACATCACTGCAGCCTACGAACGCCAGGATGGGCGCTTTGCCTTTTTCAAAG GTGACCGCTATTGGCTCTTCCGAGAAGCAAACCTGGAGCCTGGCTACCCCCAGCCGCTGACCAGCTACGGCCTGGGCATCCCGTATGACCGCATCGACACAGCCATCTGGTGGGAGCCCACGGGCCATACCTTTTTCTTCCAAGAGGATAG GTACTGGCGCTTCAATGAGGAGACGCAACATGGAGACCCTGGCTACCCCAAGCCCATCAGTGTCTGGCAAGGAGTCCCCATCTCCCCAAAAGGAGCCTTCTTAAGCAATGATGCAG CCTACACCTACTTCTACAAGGGCACCAAATACTGGAAATTTGACAATGAGCGCCTGAGGATGGAGCCTGGCTACCCCAAGTCCATCCTGCGAGATTTCATGGGCTGCCAGGACCACGTGGACACCGGACCCCGATGGCCCGATGTGGCACGTCCACCTTTCAACCCCGACGGGGATGCCCAGCCTGGGGTGGACGGTGACAGCACTGATGGCACTGTGGGCGGTGGGGCTGGTGAGGGTGGGGACAAGGACAAGGACAAGGATGGGGGCAGCCGAGTGGTGGTGCAGATGGAGGAGGTGGCTCGGACGGTGAATGTGGTCATGGTGCTGGtacctctgctgctgctgctgtgcgtGCTGGGCTTGGCCTATGCGCTGGTGCAGTTGCAGCGCAAGGGTGCGCCCCGCGTGCTGCTCTACTGCAAGCGTTCCCTACAGGAGTGGGTCTGA